A portion of the Lolium rigidum isolate FL_2022 chromosome 1, APGP_CSIRO_Lrig_0.1, whole genome shotgun sequence genome contains these proteins:
- the LOC124671123 gene encoding uncharacterized protein LOC124671123, translating to MAFRSSSCHPHPASSPMSSVGPRFGARKPAAGLSFRTSAAHDYNPSSSRLSFAAETSNKVFEDQVRGIVCYRDDKGELVCEGYDEGPRLGMRLPEKACFPWPVGVQVTDFIHLATLRVFEDGADDDVLRPKNDQKWKH from the exons ATGGCGTTCAGAAGCTCCAGCTGCCATCCTCACCCAGCTTCTTCCCCCATGTCCAGCGTCGGCCCAAGATTCGGCGCAAGGAAGCCAGCGGCAGGCTTGAGCTTCAGAACCTCTGCAGCCCATGACTACAACCCATCATCATCACGCCTGTCCTTCGCTGCAGAAACCAGCAACAAG GTGTTTGAGGACCAGGTAAGAGGGATCGTGTGCTATAGGGATGACAAGGGGGAGCTCGTCTGCGAGGGCTACGACGAAGGCCCGAGGCTCGGAATGCGGCTGCCGGAGAAGGCATGCTTCCCATG GCCGGTGGGAGTTCAGGTCACCGATTTCATCCACCTCGCCACGCTCCGGGTGTTCGAAGACGGTGCCGACGATGACGTTCTTCGGCCCAAGAACGATCAGAAGTGGAAGCACTGA